In Calliopsis andreniformis isolate RMS-2024a chromosome 6, iyCalAndr_principal, whole genome shotgun sequence, a single genomic region encodes these proteins:
- the LOC143181090 gene encoding uncharacterized protein LOC143181090 isoform X2 — protein MPGAGGQPPQRTTFRPPWVKDGPNPLPMPTAPWTLNSRRDSKTKSDDPPAFTQVTLKSVPKPETKPAPQEAQPRKQSKITIIPSQPKSEKNTTSQPAPTKPRENGRQAKEPNSRPQLERQIRIERSRSRGDTIPLSKSESTTTTGAPTLSKSSSRAAIPPPPPPRPPPPPPARTILKDLPPLSTEQQQKLEMLKSRPRKRPDWASMMKEVESGKTLRHVKCNDRSAPLIERVNKVTDDPAGKAHFVFESEKSNMHNQLLKQIQEGVKLKRVQCNDRSRPMLEGLRKFRRQLTIEEQMQKADEPTDDSVSDDMDDIDAVRDDLQSTKQMLALELRNKEALERENKRLQARILNLEAEVEREKSQKTVQEHKKHEEKLTECLKKEAQQARKDAEKYQKEYMAAAEEKDKLKNELEEMRRMYAALERRMKAGMALAGCPSAKDVAKIASQKSIDKRSPSESEEEEEESSEEEEEDNSEAAAEKRLQREVKLLNSKIKNFKDKAVNAKKERHALKDQIKQQQKLLKEEKKKFKHLQKEVDKMAKLMSETDDEKDEEEEEEEEETESEEESESEESEEEESETEDEDDSLEGQRNSLQKHVKKHEGRLAALKKGNYLLKAQVDRLKDDLAKQREESLSLQEDLDSVLAELG, from the exons ATGCCCGGCGCCGGTGGTCAACCACCGCAGAGGACCACCTTCAGGCCACCCTGGGTCAAGGATGGTCCGAACCCTCTGCCCATGCCTACTGCACCCTGGACCCTTAACTCCAGGAGGGACTCCAAAACTAAATCAGACGACCCTCCGGCGTTTACTCAAGTTACCCTCAAA AGTGTACCGAAACCGGAAACGAAGCCAGCACCACAGGAGGCGCAGCCTCGCAAACAGAGCAAAATCACAATAATACCGTCACAGCCGAAAAGCGAGAAGAATACGACCAGTCAACCGGCACCGACGAAGCCCCGCGAGAATGGACGACAAGCCAAAGAGCCAAATTCGAGGCCACAGCTCGAACGACAGATTCGAATCGAGAGGTCTCGATCTCGAGGTGACACTATACCTCTCTCCAAGAGTGAGAGCACCACAACCACAG GCGCACCGACACTGTCAAAGAGTTCGTCGAGGGCAGCGATCCCGCCACCGCCGCCACCGAGACCGCCACCACCGCCTCCAGCAAGAACGATCCTGAAGGACCTTCCACCCCTTAGCACGGAACAGCAACAGAAGCTGGAGATGCTGAAGTCGAGGCCACGGAAACGTCCCGACTGGGCGAGCATGATGAAAGAAGTCGAGAGCGGAAAGACCTTGAGGCACGTCAAGTGCAACGACAGGAGTGCACCCCTGATCGAGAGGGTGAACAAGGTTACGGACGACCCAGCAG GGAAGGCACACTTTGTGTTCGAATCCGAAAAATCGAACATGCATAACCAATTGCTGAAGCAGATTCAGGAGGGTGTGAAGTTAAAAAGAGTGCAATGCAATGACCGTTCGAGACCGATGTTGGAGGGTTTGAGGAAGTTCCGGAGgcaattgacgatagaggagcaAATGCAAAAGGCTGATGAACCCACGGATGATTCTGTCTCAGATGATATGGATGATATTGATGCAGTGAGAGACGATTTACAAAGTACCAAGCAAATGCTAGCTTTGGAGCTTAGAAATAAAGAAGCTTTGGAAAGAGAGAACAAGAGGCTACAA GCGAGGATCTTAAACCTTGAAGCAGAAGTCGAACGGGAAAAATCTCAGAAAACTGTGCAAGAACACAAAAAACACGAGGAGAAGCTTACCGAGTGTTTGAAGAAAGAAGCTCAACAAGCTAGAAAAGATGCAGAGAAGTATCAGAAAGAGTACATGGCTGCTGCAGAAGAAAAGGACAAACTGAAGAATGAATTGGAAGAAATGAGAAGAATGTATGCCGCTTTGGAGAGGCGCATGAAAGCCG GAATGGCACTGGCTGGTTGTCCAAGTGCAAAAGATGTAGCAAAAATTGCTTCACAAAAAAGCATAGACAAAAGATCACCAAGCGAAagtgaggaagaagaagaagaaagttcagaggaagaagaggaagataATTCGGAGGCTGCAGCAGAAAAAAGATTGCAGAGAGAAGTTAAACTTCTAAATTCAAAGATTAAGAATTTCAA GGACAAAGCAGTTAATGCCAAAAAAGAGCGGCATGCACTGAAAGATCAAATTAAACAGCAACAAAAATTGCtaaaagaagagaaaaagaaattcaAGCATCTTCAGAAAGAAGTTGACAAAATGGCAAAATTAATGTCTGAAACTGATGATGAGAAAgatgaagaggaagaggaagaggaagaagaaacaGAGTCTGAGGAGGAATCTGAATCTGAAGAATCAGAAGAAGAAGAATCTGAGACAGAAGATGAAGACGATTCATTGGAAGGACAAAGAAATTCCTTACAG
- the LOC143181090 gene encoding uncharacterized protein LOC143181090 isoform X1 yields MPGAGGQPPQRTTFRPPWVKDGPNPLPMPTAPWTLNSRRDSKTKSDDPPAFTQVTLKSVPKPETKPAPQEAQPRKQSKITIIPSQPKSEKNTTSQPAPTKPRENGRQAKEPNSRPQLERQIRIERSRSRGDTIPLSKSESTTTTGAPTLSKSSSRAAIPPPPPPRPPPPPPARTILKDLPPLSTEQQQKLEMLKSRPRKRPDWASMMKEVESGKTLRHVKCNDRSAPLIERVNKVTDDPAGKAHFVFESEKSNMHNQLLKQIQEGVKLKRVQCNDRSRPMLEGLRKFRRQLTIEEQMQKADEPTDDSVSDDMDDIDAVRDDLQSTKQMLALELRNKEALERENKRLQARILNLEAEVEREKSQKTVQEHKKHEEKLTECLKKEAQQARKDAEKYQKEYMAAAEEKDKLKNELEEMRRMYAALERRMKAEQELETEPVIELAYDSDEAAWYTVSGMALAGCPSAKDVAKIASQKSIDKRSPSESEEEEEESSEEEEEDNSEAAAEKRLQREVKLLNSKIKNFKDKAVNAKKERHALKDQIKQQQKLLKEEKKKFKHLQKEVDKMAKLMSETDDEKDEEEEEEEEETESEEESESEESEEEESETEDEDDSLEGQRNSLQKHVKKHEGRLAALKKGNYLLKAQVDRLKDDLAKQREESLSLQEDLDSVLAELG; encoded by the exons ATGCCCGGCGCCGGTGGTCAACCACCGCAGAGGACCACCTTCAGGCCACCCTGGGTCAAGGATGGTCCGAACCCTCTGCCCATGCCTACTGCACCCTGGACCCTTAACTCCAGGAGGGACTCCAAAACTAAATCAGACGACCCTCCGGCGTTTACTCAAGTTACCCTCAAA AGTGTACCGAAACCGGAAACGAAGCCAGCACCACAGGAGGCGCAGCCTCGCAAACAGAGCAAAATCACAATAATACCGTCACAGCCGAAAAGCGAGAAGAATACGACCAGTCAACCGGCACCGACGAAGCCCCGCGAGAATGGACGACAAGCCAAAGAGCCAAATTCGAGGCCACAGCTCGAACGACAGATTCGAATCGAGAGGTCTCGATCTCGAGGTGACACTATACCTCTCTCCAAGAGTGAGAGCACCACAACCACAG GCGCACCGACACTGTCAAAGAGTTCGTCGAGGGCAGCGATCCCGCCACCGCCGCCACCGAGACCGCCACCACCGCCTCCAGCAAGAACGATCCTGAAGGACCTTCCACCCCTTAGCACGGAACAGCAACAGAAGCTGGAGATGCTGAAGTCGAGGCCACGGAAACGTCCCGACTGGGCGAGCATGATGAAAGAAGTCGAGAGCGGAAAGACCTTGAGGCACGTCAAGTGCAACGACAGGAGTGCACCCCTGATCGAGAGGGTGAACAAGGTTACGGACGACCCAGCAG GGAAGGCACACTTTGTGTTCGAATCCGAAAAATCGAACATGCATAACCAATTGCTGAAGCAGATTCAGGAGGGTGTGAAGTTAAAAAGAGTGCAATGCAATGACCGTTCGAGACCGATGTTGGAGGGTTTGAGGAAGTTCCGGAGgcaattgacgatagaggagcaAATGCAAAAGGCTGATGAACCCACGGATGATTCTGTCTCAGATGATATGGATGATATTGATGCAGTGAGAGACGATTTACAAAGTACCAAGCAAATGCTAGCTTTGGAGCTTAGAAATAAAGAAGCTTTGGAAAGAGAGAACAAGAGGCTACAA GCGAGGATCTTAAACCTTGAAGCAGAAGTCGAACGGGAAAAATCTCAGAAAACTGTGCAAGAACACAAAAAACACGAGGAGAAGCTTACCGAGTGTTTGAAGAAAGAAGCTCAACAAGCTAGAAAAGATGCAGAGAAGTATCAGAAAGAGTACATGGCTGCTGCAGAAGAAAAGGACAAACTGAAGAATGAATTGGAAGAAATGAGAAGAATGTATGCCGCTTTGGAGAGGCGCATGAAAGCCG AGCAAGAGCTTGAGACTGAACCAGTTATAGAGCTAGCATATGATAGCGACGAGGCGGCTTGGTACACTGTTTCAGGAATGGCACTGGCTGGTTGTCCAAGTGCAAAAGATGTAGCAAAAATTGCTTCACAAAAAAGCATAGACAAAAGATCACCAAGCGAAagtgaggaagaagaagaagaaagttcagaggaagaagaggaagataATTCGGAGGCTGCAGCAGAAAAAAGATTGCAGAGAGAAGTTAAACTTCTAAATTCAAAGATTAAGAATTTCAA GGACAAAGCAGTTAATGCCAAAAAAGAGCGGCATGCACTGAAAGATCAAATTAAACAGCAACAAAAATTGCtaaaagaagagaaaaagaaattcaAGCATCTTCAGAAAGAAGTTGACAAAATGGCAAAATTAATGTCTGAAACTGATGATGAGAAAgatgaagaggaagaggaagaggaagaagaaacaGAGTCTGAGGAGGAATCTGAATCTGAAGAATCAGAAGAAGAAGAATCTGAGACAGAAGATGAAGACGATTCATTGGAAGGACAAAGAAATTCCTTACAG
- the LOC143180103 gene encoding uncharacterized protein LOC143180103 yields the protein MSVGRSRERQYQLAAQKHNEEFLKHDYYQQTARYFERECRIAKHYDSWNYKNVDPKGELEKAKKAERLLTRRNKLRKLLKEEEEAYNRELEERNKPRSRPEESSLELLKQKLKEKRAEQSLYLPKTCRRYQFYFVTPKDPRDPRWSTLKDTNLQNFRACRDSTNFVHQTGRNSCRASNSMSEIDRKSAKEQENLETQQEVLRRPSSQCLSDLGRPNPKFSARYARRSLENTNVRSDDPVEYVPSRMSSRSSLDSAAGRYSSSNNENIVYGDNKENKKEDARLSSHREDSVIGSRPSSAKDERLVGSIEFPRLGDSPYQINGENGGTENSPVQCSAEGDETRRTEAPIDGSSRGGRDQMDKYSDKEDQGKEDVKTKDNRQFEVEKSMPWLRMNPNDKNLSKQMFMYLTHKELKCKIEDLSRRESHACNKQYWDEALRLRDMRNRLELIREKELYDMKNLDLDEEVRKLGLLSIGKRETELAERENICMDSTMYSEDAKALWKKWVVEDERSAIKDARLQREKLMNSLEKEWQNLAIRDKERISRTYQSVMTDSALQEEHKLSAAINMSKMKSSFK from the exons ATGTC GGTGGGCCGATCTCGGGAGAGGCAGTACCAGCTAGCCGCTCAGAAACACAACGAGGAGTTCCTGAAGCACGACTATTACCAGCAAACAGCGAGATACTTCGAACGAGAGTGCAGAATCGCCAAACATTATGATTCGTGGAACTACAAGAATGTAGATCCAAAAGGGGAGCTCGAAAAAGCTAAGAAAGCAGAGAGACTTCTAACCAGAAGGAACAAGCTACGAAAGCTACTAAAAGAGGAGGAGGAAGCTTACAACAGAGAACTAGAGGAACGAAACAAACCGAGATCTCGGCCCGAAGAATCCTCATTGGAACTCCTGAAGCAAAAATTGAAAGAGAAAAGAGCAGAACAGAGTCTGTACTTGCCCAAAACTTGCCGAAGATATCAGTTCTACTTCGTCACTCCTAAAGACCCAAGGGACCCACGTTGGAGCACCCTGAAAGACACGAATCTCCAGAACTTTCGTGCCTGTAGAGACTCCACCAATTTCGTTCACCAGACCGGACGAAATTCCTGTCGCGCGAGTAATAGCATGAGCGAGATCGATCGCAAGAGTGCGAAGGAGCAGGAGAATCTAGAAACGCAACAAGAAGTTCTGCGTCGTCCCTCGTCTCAGTGTCTCAGCGACCTCGGAAGGCCTAATCCGAAGTTTTCAGCCCGTTACGCGCGCAGAAGTTTGGAGAACACAAACGTGAGGAGCGACGATCCCGTGGAATACGTGCCAAGCAGAATGTCGAGCAGATCCTCCCTCGATTCGGCAGCTGGAAGGTACAGCTCGTCAAACAACGAGAATATCGTTTATGGAGACAATAAGGAGAACAAGAAGGAAGACGCGAGATTGAGCAGTCATCGGGAGGACAGCGTAATCGGAAGTCGGCCGTCTAGCGCAAAGGATGAGCGTTTAGTCGGTTCGATCGAGTTCCCTCGTCTTGGAGACAGTCCCTATCAAATAAACGGAGAGAACGGTGGCACAGAGAACTCGCCAGTGCAATGTTCGGCTGAAGGCGACGAGACTCGACGAACGGAAGCGCCGATAGATGGTTCGAGCCGCGGTGGAAGAGATCAGATGGACAAATATAGCGACAAAGAGGATCAAGGCAAGGAGGACGTAAAAACGAAGGACAACAGACAGTTCGAGGTTGAGAAGAGCATGCCCTGGCTACGGATGAATCCCAATGACAAGAATCTCTCCAAACAGATGTTCATGTACTTGACGCACAAGGAGCTTAAGTGCAAGATCGAGGACCTATCGAGGAGGGAGTCGCACGCGTGCAATAAGCAATACTGGGATGAAGCGCTGCGACTGAGGGACATGAGGAACAGATTGGAGCTGATTCGCGAAAAGGAATTGTATGATATGAAGAATCTCGACCTCGATGAAGAGGTGAGGAAGTTGGGATTGCTCAGCATCGGTAAGAGAGAAACGGAACTCGCTGAGCGGGAGAACATCTGCATGGATTCGACGATGTACAG CGAGGACGCGAAAGCTCTGTGGAAGAAATGGGTAGTAGAGGACGAGAGGTCTGCGATCAAGGACGCTAGGCTGCAAAGGGAGAAGTTGATGAACAGTTTGGAGAAGGAATGGCAGAATCTCGCGATTCGCGATAAAGAGAGGATATCGCGAACGTATCAGAGTGTGATGACCGACTCGGCTCTGCAGGAGGAGCACAAATTATCCGCGGCTATAAACATGTCCAAGATGAAAAGTTCCTTCAAATAA